The region ATAGCTGATCTGAAAGCATTAATTATGCAATTATGTATTCCGGACAAAGTGACCCAGGCGTTTCGGAGCAAACTGACCCACCCCGCCTGTGGGTAGGAACCGCTCAAAGTTAGTACACTTTATTTCTCAGCCGCAAGACTTTGCTTGCGTCGCATCGATTCACCCTTCAACTCCATCCGATGAGCCTTGTGAGTTAGCCGGTCCAGGATGGCATCGGCCAAGGTAGGATCGTCGATGTATTCGTGCCATTTACTCACCGGCAGTTGCGAGGTGATGATCGTAGCGGCCTTGCCATGCCGGTCCTCCATGATCTGTAACAGGGCCAATCGGCCATTCTGATCAAGGGGTTGTAAGCCCCAGTCATCCAGAATGAGCAGGTGTTGCCGCTCCAGACGACTCATCTCCCGCTGGTAGGAGCCGTCGGCTTTAGCCAGTTGCAGTCGCTGTATGAGCCGGATCAGATTGTGATAACCCACCCGATACCCCAGCTGACAGGCCTGATAGCCCAGGGCCGAAGCCACGTAACTTTTGCCGCAGCCAGTTGATCCCGTCAGGAAGATATTCTCGGCTCGATCGATGAAGCGGCAGTCGGCCAAACGAAGCACCAGCGTCTTATCCAGGTTGCGGCCAGGGCCGTAGTGCAACTCTTCCAGCGAGGCCTGATAGCGAAAGCGGGCCGCCCGGATGGCCATCTGGGTGCGTCGGTGTTGACGGTACTCATGTTCAGCTTCAGTAAGCTGGGCCAGCAGTTCGTCGGCAGGCGGTTGCTGGTGAAGGGGTAGGCGAAGCAGGGTCTCGAAGGCCTGATACATGCCCACCAGTTTAAGGTCCCGTAGTCGGTCAAGTGTCGCTTGGTTATTCATACTTTTTATTCCCTTTTGTAGTTGGTACGTGTGTTGATTGGCTCGGCTTTACTGGTAGGCTGATGCGCCCCGGATGTTTTCATGGCTGGGTACTGAGCTGACAGGACTGGCATCGGAGAGCGTATCCAGCCCGCGTTCGATGATGGATCGGATGACTTTGTAGCTCACGCTCTGGTAGCACAACGCCCGTTGGCAGGCCCGCTCCAGACGTTCTCTACCCACTTTCTTTTCCAGACTTAGTACACCCTGGCACGACTTATAAGCCTGTTCGGGATGCGCCCGGCTCGTTAGGATGGCTTCGACGGCCTGCCGGGTTTGGGGGCCAATGCGGTCGGCCCGACGGACGAACGTCTCCGGGCTCCAGTCACTGATCCACTGATGGGCTGGGGGCAAATGCTCTTTGAGTGTCGAGTAATGGTACTGTCCCTGTAATCGCTGGTGAGTCGCAATACGCTGGTGCTGGCAGTAGACTTCAACGCTTGACGCCGTGTAGATCAGCCGTACCCACTGGCCGATGTAGCGATAGGGTACGCTGTAATAATGCTTGTCTTCTGACAGCAGTACATGGCCGTTTTTCTGAACCCGGCTCCCCGCATAGTGTTTGATGAGATAAGCCGTGTTGGGCAACCCCATCAAGTGCATTCGCTCCCGCTCCTCGAACTGCGACTGCCGACTATGGCCCCGGTTCTGAAAGCGCATTTGGTTGTGGGCGTCGAGTAAGGGGCGGATAGCCGCATTGAGATCGTCAAGTCGATGAAAGACCTCATTGCGCAGGGGAGCGTAGATGCGTCGATAGAGGATGTTGACGGCTCCTTCGACCAGAGCTTTGTCGCGGGGCTTACCGCTCCGGGCCGGCAGGATCGTCGTTTGATAATGGAGCGCAAAGTCAGCCAGCGTCTCATTGATCTGGGGTTCATAGCGATCCGAGCGAATCACAGCCGCTTTGAGGTTATCGGGCACGATGGCCGCTGGTACGCCCCCGAAGTAATGCAGGGCGTTTTGCAGGGCGGTGATGAAGTCCTCCTTGCGCTGAGTAGCCACTACCTGGGCGTAAGTGAGCTGACTGCAACCCAGCACGGCCACGAAGAACTCGACCGGCCTAACCTCCCCTGTTGTCTGGTCGACCAGCGAGAGCCGCTTGCCCGCAAAGTCGACGAAGAGTTTGTCGCCCGCTTTGTGCTCAATGTGCATGCTGGTCTGCTGCCGCTGGCTCCAAAGCTGATAATAGTGGCAGAACTGCGTATACTGATAGCCGTTGGGATGTTCGGCTTTGTAATCCAGCCAAAGACTATACCGGGTAACGCCGGGTCGGGTCAGTTCGCGGTCAATCTGAGCGAATCGTTGTTGAAGAATAGTTAGGGGGGCGTCGGGTGAGGGCGCAGGCGGACGACTTTGTACCAGCTCATCCAACTGTTGGTCGGAGAGTTGCGGGAGGGAAAGCGTTGCCGGATCGGGAAGCATGCGCAGGTAGCCCCGGACGGTATTGCGAGCCAGGCCTAGCGAACGGGCAATATCCCGGATAGACTTATGTTGCTGCTGGAGAAGCAGAATCTGACGGAGTAGGTGCATAGGAAGACGCTGGTTGGCCATAGGTTCGGAGGGTCAATTTGTTCCGAAACTACGGTGATTAGGCGGCTCCTGCTCAGCGGGCGGGGTGGGTCAGTTTGGCCCGAAATGGGTGGGTCAACTACATCCGAAACAGGTGGGTCAGTTTACTCCGAAATACACAGCAATTGAAGCTGGCAGCAAAAGATCGTAAAAATTAGATTTACTGACGAATTAAATAACGCTTATGAAACCTCAGCGACAAGCCTTCGTTGACGCCCTTCATACCATGTTTAAAGAAGCCTCTGCTAGGGGGCAAAAAAGTATTGAAGTCTTTGCGAGACATCTACACATGCGTGCCGGGGTAATATTGGCGATCATCGCATGACGATATGCTGTAATGTAATGAAACAGGAGATGAAGGGCTCCGACAAAGTTCTATACACTCCTCCAGGTGACACAGGTCCCACATTTTGCATATATTATCAACTTCCCCGTGAAAAAGATGAGCATTTTCTGGCTCAAGCAACTGAATTCTTGATAAGGGTTTTCCAAACGGGCTTACTGAGCCTTTGCGAGGAAATTCATAAGGAAACGAATTACAATTTTGAAAGATTTACAAGAAAAATTAAAAACCGTGGAGGCCTCAAAACGGTAAAATCCATGCTTCAGCCAGATTCCACTACGACTGGTATGTTTAAATCACTAGCTTCAAAAGGTCGCTTAGATTTATCTGTAGAATACTTTGTGCTACAAATGCCCTGGTACAACTTATTTACAAAAAGCGAGTTGGCAGTTGCCAAGAAAAGGCTTTTTGACGCCACCGGTTTGTCAGAATTTGGGCCGTCAATTAGTTATCTAGCTGATGACGCTATTTGTAGTATAGAACTTAATTCTTATGAAAAGGATCTAGAAGCCAAGCAACTTTGTCTTGAGCACTTTGGACCAGTTTGCATTATTTGCAATATTGATTTTGAGTATGCTTATGGCTCAATTGGAAAAAATTTCATTCAAGTACATCACATTGTTCCTGCGTCCTCTATACCGAAACGATACATTGTAGATCCTATACGGGATTTACGGCCCGTCTGCCCCAATTGCCACGCAATGTTGCATACACAGGAGCCCCCATACACCATAGATCAAATAAAAGATGTTTGTAGAGCTCGCTACCCTAGCCGGTCATAATAGCTTAATGCTTCCACTCTGGCGGGTATTCATTCCACTGGTCAAGTAAATAATCGGCCAAATCATATCCGGCTACTTTTTGTTCGTCGGTAGCACGTAATTCTAAATAATCTGAAACGGTTACATTGTAACCCTGCGTTCGTAAGTTTTCAGCAATACGGCTCCAGCGAGCATACGCACTACCGTCTTTTGAGAGGTCTGGGAACAAGATCACATTTCGCCCTCGTAATGGTGCTAACCGTTCTGTATTTAAATAAGACAACGCACCTACGGCTAACCATATAAAGCCCCGGAACTGAGGGGTACAAAGAATAGCGGTCTTTGGCGCTTCAACAACAGCAATGGGTTTATCAGCAGGCTCTTCTAATAGCTGCGGCAAACCGAACAAGCAAGGAGACTTTTGTACATCGTTGCGTTCGTCTAAGTAGTTAACCAGCCAGTCGGGATAAGGCTTTTGCTGCTCATCACACCGTCGAGCGTATGCAGTATGTACCCAGCTCGTTTTTATTCGTTTCTCGCCATTCTGATCTATATACTTAACGGTGTGGAATGTCTCATCAAATAGTTTGATTTGACCTCCCCGTTTACGTCCTAGCTCATCAATATACCAAAATACACACGCCCCCGGCCAAAGGACCGATGTGCCGATCTGGAACCGGCTCAATAATTCATCAGCGACGGTTTCCCCAAAGTATCTATGCAACAACAGGGAAAATTGGTTATAGTCATAATGACCTAAAGATTTTCGAAACACCTCATCGGGAATGCTGTAAACCGGCCCTTCAGTCACGATCAGAGAACCTGTGTTCTCATGCTGTCGCGTTGGTGTTACATCCTTACCAAAGATATAGGCGACTACACGTTCGGCTTGTTCAACCGTTGCGCCTTCTTGCCGACAAAGAGCTTCAATGACATTTGCTTGAACCAAGCCTTTACGTTCCAGCTTACCAGCAACAATGAACCATTCACGGGGCAAAGAATCATTCCCTAGACGTTGTTTGACCTCATCGGCGTAACTCATTCCAGATGGGTCTTTATGATAAGGGCTTAGATGATACCCACAGTTACTTGCTCTATCGCAAAGACCGTACATTTCAGGCAGAGGTTCACCCGTCCGCCTATCTACGTAACGACTTAATTTCTTTTTGTACCGATGTCCACAATCTGGACAATCAGCTTTGATTGCTTTTTTCGGTAGATGGTAACGGGCATTATTCACAGGCATAAGGGTTAATTTTAAGTGGTTCTTTTTATCTCACTTTTACCACTTTCACCACCTCTAATATTATTCGCCATGTAAAACTGTTTGGGTCTGTGACAGCAAAAAAAGTGGTGAAAGTGGTAAAAGTGAGGTTGGTAAAACATATTTCAGAAACCTGTTCCTGATTTTTGGACGAACACCACTTTTCCAACATTGCGATCCTCGGTTAGTATACCGTAGCCTTCTATCCGTTTCCTGAAATTCAGTTTCTTGACTGCTCTGTATCCGTCCTCGATACAAAACCCCCTGTAATCACGATAGAGGTCCTGTAGAGTACTGTAATCCGTTGTATGGGGTTTGTACCCCTGCTCGTCAAGAAACAAGCGTACTGTATCAGACTGCCGTTTGTAGTCTTCAATTTGCTGTTTCACGGCTTCGCAATCGGTAAACCGTTTCTGTTCGAGGAGTCGGTGAAGGCCATCCAGTACCCAGTTAAAAACGCCAGACAATTCTGACCGTATGATTTTTGCGGCCAATTCTTTGTCCTGCTCCTCTTCAGAAATTGTGACATTGAACGGTAGAATAAGAAAACGCCGAAAGTAAGCAGGCGTGTGTTCTACATCGGCCGGTAACTCATTACAGTTGAATATAAGCTTTGCGTACTTACTCATGATAAACGGTTGGCCATACGGCAAACGGGCCTCGATTGGCTCTCCAGACACCATCTGTTTAAAGGTGCTTGCTTCCAGTTTACCGTTGATCTCACTGGCATAGTTGAGAAGCTTTGTAGCCAGATTTGCGCGACAATAGGCGGGCTCATTAGTCAACGACTGCAACGAATAATGGCTTACATTATCAGGCCCCAGAAGTGCCGTGATGATCTCAAAAAATACCGATTTGCCGTTAGCCCCCGAACCGTAGAGAAGGAGCGTTTTCTCCAGTTTAAGTTTAGCCGGTGATATAAACACATACCCCAGATACTCGGCTAGTAAATGCTGACAACTTACATCTGGCTGTACCCGGTTTAAAAATGCCTGAAATAATGGGGCCTGTGCTTCTCGATTATAAGCAAAGGATAGCTGATATGTCAGGAAGTCTGCTGAATCAGCTTTGCGTATCTGCTGACAGGTCGGACTAATCTCGAATGTACCATTGGCCAGATTAATATTGATCTTATTATCGCTGATGGCCGGGGAAGGCAGATAAGCTGTCTCCGTAAATTGATCGAATAAACTCTTCGCAAATTCCACATAGCGTGCTGTAAACTTGCCCACACCCATGCGTTCAGCAGCCGTTTTAAGAAAATTCCTCAATTCGTCTTTGTCGATCACTTTCCAGAATGCGCCGTTGTATGCATAGAATAAACTGTCACTACGGCACAAGCCCCACTGATTTTTTGACGCTACACTAAGTATCTCTTCTACGACACATATCAAGTAATGCTGTTTTTTTAGCTTAGGCTCCTCATAATCAGACTCTAAACCAACCCGTTCCTGAAAGTCGATCTTGTCAATCTGAGCAAGCAAATTTGTCATTACCTGCTCATGGGTAGTGTGCATTTCATTAGCTTTTTTTTCTATGTAGTCATTGAGTTCTTCTAGCGGCAAGCCGCAGTGCGTGTTAGTCATCGAATCTTTTTCTGGAAGGTGAAAACCTAAAGAAGGCGTAGCTCGACCTGGGATTGGATGCATCATAGCTCGCTATCTCCTATCACGGCGCGATTGCCTTTGTCCAGCCAGCTTAATAATTCGGAACGGCGGAATGTTAAACGATTACCTCTTTTCGCATGAGGGATAGCCCGCTCTGATACAAGCGTATAGATTCGGGGCTTACTTAAACGGGTAACTGCGCAAGCGAGGTCAATTCCTCCTACTTCGTCGGATGTAGTTGATGAGTTGGCACTTCGTAATAGTTGCAGTAATTCTAAAGTCAACGCTTCTAAGTTAGATAGCCGGGCGTTGATCGGCTCAAATGGATTATTCATTGCTACCATCGTTTAGATTGATGGTGACAAAGATTAACCAAGGCAAAAATGTGAAACCGGTTATAACTGGTTACGAAATTTTGCTTGTATTGTATCTATCTCATTTACAGCCTGCTCTTTTTCAGCATCAGTAAGATACGGTAGTACCTTTTGAATAGATCGAATCAGGGACTTAGCTTTCCTATCTGAATCGCCAGGATAACTGCAACGATCACCGGCTCTAGCATACGTCATATAGTCTTGATATCCCTCTTGGCCTCTTGAAATTGCTGGCTGCTGCTTATAGCAACGAATTAAAACGCGCTCACGTTGTGTTAGCTCAGGTTCATCAGAAACTTGTGGCAGTGCAGTGCTTAGTGGCACTGGAACTTCAATTTTCC is a window of Spirosoma linguale DSM 74 DNA encoding:
- a CDS encoding IstB domain protein ATP-binding protein (PFAM: IstB domain protein ATP-binding protein~KEGG: tau:Tola_2684 IstB domain protein ATP-binding protein) codes for the protein MNNQATLDRLRDLKLVGMYQAFETLLRLPLHQQPPADELLAQLTEAEHEYRQHRRTQMAIRAARFRYQASLEELHYGPGRNLDKTLVLRLADCRFIDRAENIFLTGSTGCGKSYVASALGYQACQLGYRVGYHNLIRLIQRLQLAKADGSYQREMSRLERQHLLILDDWGLQPLDQNGRLALLQIMEDRHGKAATIITSQLPVSKWHEYIDDPTLADAILDRLTHKAHRMELKGESMRRKQSLAAEK
- a CDS encoding Integrase catalytic region (PFAM: Integrase catalytic region~KEGG: maq:Maqu_3180 integrase catalytic subunit) is translated as MANQRLPMHLLRQILLLQQQHKSIRDIARSLGLARNTVRGYLRMLPDPATLSLPQLSDQQLDELVQSRPPAPSPDAPLTILQQRFAQIDRELTRPGVTRYSLWLDYKAEHPNGYQYTQFCHYYQLWSQRQQTSMHIEHKAGDKLFVDFAGKRLSLVDQTTGEVRPVEFFVAVLGCSQLTYAQVVATQRKEDFITALQNALHYFGGVPAAIVPDNLKAAVIRSDRYEPQINETLADFALHYQTTILPARSGKPRDKALVEGAVNILYRRIYAPLRNEVFHRLDDLNAAIRPLLDAHNQMRFQNRGHSRQSQFEERERMHLMGLPNTAYLIKHYAGSRVQKNGHVLLSEDKHYYSVPYRYIGQWVRLIYTASSVEVYCQHQRIATHQRLQGQYHYSTLKEHLPPAHQWISDWSPETFVRRADRIGPQTRQAVEAILTSRAHPEQAYKSCQGVLSLEKKVGRERLERACQRALCYQSVSYKVIRSIIERGLDTLSDASPVSSVPSHENIRGASAYQ
- a CDS encoding HNH endonuclease (PFAM: HNH endonuclease~KEGG: mca:MCA0503 hypothetical protein), producing MTICCNVMKQEMKGSDKVLYTPPGDTGPTFCIYYQLPREKDEHFLAQATEFLIRVFQTGLLSLCEEIHKETNYNFERFTRKIKNRGGLKTVKSMLQPDSTTTGMFKSLASKGRLDLSVEYFVLQMPWYNLFTKSELAVAKKRLFDATGLSEFGPSISYLADDAICSIELNSYEKDLEAKQLCLEHFGPVCIICNIDFEYAYGSIGKNFIQVHHIVPASSIPKRYIVDPIRDLRPVCPNCHAMLHTQEPPYTIDQIKDVCRARYPSRS
- a CDS encoding phage/plasmid primase, P4 family (TIGRFAM: phage/plasmid primase, P4 family~PFAM: primase P4~KEGG: dol:Dole_2911 P4 family phage/plasmid primase), translating into MTNTHCGLPLEELNDYIEKKANEMHTTHEQVMTNLLAQIDKIDFQERVGLESDYEEPKLKKQHYLICVVEEILSVASKNQWGLCRSDSLFYAYNGAFWKVIDKDELRNFLKTAAERMGVGKFTARYVEFAKSLFDQFTETAYLPSPAISDNKININLANGTFEISPTCQQIRKADSADFLTYQLSFAYNREAQAPLFQAFLNRVQPDVSCQHLLAEYLGYVFISPAKLKLEKTLLLYGSGANGKSVFFEIITALLGPDNVSHYSLQSLTNEPAYCRANLATKLLNYASEINGKLEASTFKQMVSGEPIEARLPYGQPFIMSKYAKLIFNCNELPADVEHTPAYFRRFLILPFNVTISEEEQDKELAAKIIRSELSGVFNWVLDGLHRLLEQKRFTDCEAVKQQIEDYKRQSDTVRLFLDEQGYKPHTTDYSTLQDLYRDYRGFCIEDGYRAVKKLNFRKRIEGYGILTEDRNVGKVVFVQKSGTGF
- a CDS encoding phage transcriptional regulator, AlpA (KEGG: spc:Sputcn32_3991 phage transcriptional regulator, AlpA), whose translation is MVAMNNPFEPINARLSNLEALTLELLQLLRSANSSTTSDEVGGIDLACAVTRLSKPRIYTLVSERAIPHAKRGNRLTFRRSELLSWLDKGNRAVIGDSEL